The genomic stretch ACTAATTAATACCAGAAAAATGTTTTGTACTAATGCAGAATGCAATCATAAAACCTTTGCAGAAAAATTTGATTTTGTAAACTCTCAAATAGTTTTAACTTACTAAAAGCGAAATTTCTTTTAATGAATATTTTTATCAAATCAACTAAGCTTGGAAAGAACCTATGGTGCGCTTACCCTTCTTCAATTATTTTATACCAATAACAGCACAATAAAAACATACAGTACAGCAAAAAGCACCCAGCAACAAAAGTCAAGGAGTGCGCTAAAAATATTACATATTCAGTTTTAAAAAATTTTATGATATTATACTACAATCAAATAGCATTGGAAATACCCCATACTGATTATTGATATTCTACCGTACCTAAGAATCTCAGGTAACTAGATTGAATTGTAGCTTCAGCAATCTCTCCAGCATACTTAAAGTGATGTTAGCATCTAATTAGTACAAAACAAAATGAGACAATCCCTTGAAATAATGTATAATAACAAGAGGAGGAACTCATTATGCCAAGAAAATCAAAACAACACACTAAGCAGTTCAAGTTGGATGCTATCAACTATCGCAAGGAACATCCTGATCTTACACAGGTTGAATGTGCCAAGAATCTCGGAATTGGTATAAGTACCTTAGCCAAATGGGAGGCTCAGTTCCGTGACCATGATGGTGACATTCCCGTTAGAGGTTCCGGTAACTACGAATCAGATGAACAAAAGGAAATCGCTCGTCTCAAACGTGAGCTCCGTGACGCTCAGGATGCACTTGATGTGTTAAAAAAAGCCATCGGCATTCTGGGGAAAGATTGACAGAAGCTATCTATACCGAAGTTTCTGCCAAGGTAGAGGCATCTAAAGTCACAAAACGCCGAGTCTCTACTTCCGGAATGCTGAAATTTTTAGGCGTGTCTCGCTCTGGATATCATGCTTTTCTGAACCGAAAAGTCTCTTCCACCAAGCAACGTAAAGAGGCTGTCAAAAAGGAAATCCAGAAGATTTATGATAGTTCAAAACAGAATTACGGCGCTCCTAAAATCACCAAGGAACTTCGCAAATCTGGGGAAACCATTGCCCAGCGCACAGTAGGTAAATACATGCGTGAAATGGGTATCAAAGCTCAGTGGATTAGACCTTGGACCACTACAACCAGAGACTCTGATTTCAGTGATGAACTTCACAACATTCTTGATGAACAGTTTAATCCAGAACGCCCTAATGCTGTCTGGTGTACCGATATCACTTACATTTGGACACAGGACGGATTTGTCTATCTCAACTGCGTTATGGACTTATTTGCGAGAAAGATTATTGCCTGGACTCTTTCTGATACTATGGAAGTGTGTTCCGTTATCGAAACAATCAATAAAGCAAAAGCTTGTCGAGACACCGATTTTCCTTTGATTATACACTCAGACCGTGGTAGCCAGTATGTTTCTAATGCCTGGCGAGAAGCCACTGTAAATATGCAACGAAGTTATTCTCATACTGGCTATCCTTACGACAATGCCTGTATTGAATCTTTCCATTCTCTCATCAAACGAGAATGGTTGAACCGGTTTAGTATTCATAACTACAACCATGCATATAAGCTTGTTTTTGAATATATTGAAGCCTTTTATAACACCGTCAGAATACACAGCTATTGTGATTATTTGTCTCCAGACGAATATGAAAAACTGTATGAGAGGGCTAAGTCTCTGCCTGCTGCTTAACATGCAGAACTTCTCATTTTAATTTGTACTAAATCTTGACATAGGACCAAAGTTATAAAGTAAAACTACTGCATTAATATCATTTGGCAGTTCTTCTTTTACAAGCGTATCAAATCTTGGGACAATTTCATCATCATAAGAGAATCCTTCAAGCAATTGATTCAGGTCATTACTTGCTTCTTTATAATATTCTGCTTCTCTTACCGTATCATCATATCTATGTATCTCAAAGGATTTAGCAAATATAGATGGGATAAAGTCTCCTTCATCTGAATATGAAACAACAAGTAATCTATCCAGTTCCTCGAAAGATTGAACATTCCCTACCCATAGAGACACGAATCCTTTCTTTTCCATGTTAAGCCTCCTCTAATGTTAGCCTTGCCTTTTTATAGTTTATCTTACTTTAGTATTAATTTTTAGTTTACATTTTCAGACATATTCAAGAATAATATCAATATCTACCCACATAGTCAATAAGTTGACAACTATGGCTACTTACGTTAATCTGCCTTTTCAGGCTTCTCTATTACCAATGATCTAGCAGTTTATCAGTAACAGAACATAACTTTCTTTATCCCTTGAGGATACAAAAAAGATGTC from Anaerocolumna sp. AGMB13020 encodes the following:
- a CDS encoding immunity 22 family protein, whose product is MEKKGFVSLWVGNVQSFEELDRLLVVSYSDEGDFIPSIFAKSFEIHRYDDTVREAEYYKEASNDLNQLLEGFSYDDEIVPRFDTLVKEELPNDINAVVLLYNFGPMSRFSTN
- a CDS encoding IS3 family transposase → MTEAIYTEVSAKVEASKVTKRRVSTSGMLKFLGVSRSGYHAFLNRKVSSTKQRKEAVKKEIQKIYDSSKQNYGAPKITKELRKSGETIAQRTVGKYMREMGIKAQWIRPWTTTTRDSDFSDELHNILDEQFNPERPNAVWCTDITYIWTQDGFVYLNCVMDLFARKIIAWTLSDTMEVCSVIETINKAKACRDTDFPLIIHSDRGSQYVSNAWREATVNMQRSYSHTGYPYDNACIESFHSLIKREWLNRFSIHNYNHAYKLVFEYIEAFYNTVRIHSYCDYLSPDEYEKLYERAKSLPAA
- a CDS encoding transposase; the protein is MPRKSKQHTKQFKLDAINYRKEHPDLTQVECAKNLGIGISTLAKWEAQFRDHDGDIPVRGSGNYESDEQKEIARLKRELRDAQDALDVLKKAIGILGKD